The Pedobacter roseus genome contains a region encoding:
- a CDS encoding DUF6055 domain-containing protein produces the protein MISKLKQIIIVLVLLTFPFIVAAQQKEATKKVFIPKNVDKVPENNNFEDNESVFSNKRRVESANVVIFWSKELGDDPMQNADTAKRFDVKRSLAETERFYNYYINKLKVLKKGHSVSDRYKALVFIYGGNEGTAYGWGKDSVAILWTPAVRVHRYPYGVLAHELGHSFQFMAGCDRGTSFSGPINEMGSQYLLWQVYPNWLDFENFHLTAFLKQTNLAFLHPDNQYHSPFLLEYWSQKHGLEFYGKLLNNLNPDEDPVMAYKRITHIDQDEFNDEVFDASRKFITWDLDRVREVASKYANQHQTMFKPAENGWYAISPKNCPQNYGYNGIRLKVPTQASVKLDFKGLIDAEGYVYLNPENAGWRYGFLAVKENGERVYGQVYHEKQGSYTFKVPAQTAYLWLVVSGAPTVHVKLAKKLDLISKWPYQIKLTGTDLYQRF, from the coding sequence ATGATAAGCAAACTTAAACAGATAATCATTGTGTTGGTATTGCTGACGTTCCCATTTATTGTAGCAGCACAACAAAAGGAAGCGACTAAAAAAGTATTCATTCCTAAAAACGTAGACAAGGTTCCTGAAAATAATAACTTTGAAGATAATGAAAGTGTTTTTAGCAACAAACGTAGGGTAGAGTCAGCTAATGTGGTGATCTTTTGGTCAAAGGAACTCGGAGATGATCCCATGCAAAATGCAGATACAGCCAAACGTTTTGATGTGAAAAGGTCGCTTGCAGAAACCGAACGTTTTTACAATTATTATATCAATAAATTAAAGGTGCTAAAAAAAGGCCATTCGGTTTCCGACCGCTATAAGGCACTAGTTTTTATTTATGGTGGCAATGAAGGCACTGCGTATGGATGGGGAAAAGATAGTGTAGCCATTTTATGGACGCCCGCAGTTCGCGTACATCGGTATCCTTACGGTGTTTTGGCGCACGAATTAGGGCATTCATTTCAGTTTATGGCCGGTTGCGACAGGGGTACTTCTTTTAGCGGACCGATAAATGAAATGGGAAGTCAATACTTATTATGGCAGGTTTACCCTAACTGGTTAGATTTTGAAAACTTCCATTTAACGGCATTTTTAAAACAGACCAACCTGGCTTTTCTTCATCCCGACAACCAATACCACTCGCCATTCTTGTTGGAATACTGGTCGCAAAAACATGGATTGGAGTTTTATGGGAAATTACTCAATAACCTTAATCCTGATGAAGACCCTGTTATGGCTTACAAACGTATAACGCATATTGATCAGGATGAGTTTAATGATGAAGTTTTTGATGCCTCACGAAAGTTTATTACCTGGGATTTAGACCGCGTCCGCGAGGTGGCCAGTAAATACGCAAATCAGCATCAAACGATGTTTAAGCCGGCAGAAAATGGCTGGTATGCCATCAGCCCGAAGAACTGCCCGCAAAATTATGGCTACAATGGAATCAGGCTTAAAGTGCCCACGCAAGCATCTGTTAAACTTGATTTTAAAGGCTTAATAGATGCTGAAGGTTATGTGTATCTCAATCCTGAAAATGCTGGTTGGCGATATGGGTTTTTAGCCGTTAAAGAAAACGGTGAACGTGTGTATGGTCAGGTTTATCATGAAAAGCAAGGATCATATACTTTTAAAGTTCCTGCTCAAACAGCTTATTTATGGCTTGTGGTAAGTGGTGCGCCAACCGTGCATGTTAAACTGGCTAAAAAGCTCGATTTAATAAGCAAATGGCCTTATCAGATTAAATTAACAGGAACCGATTTATATCAGAGGTTTTAA
- a CDS encoding alkaline phosphatase family protein, whose protein sequence is MKKFFLKMMVLSLLSFSATAQRKAHVLILGLDGFSAEGYKTAKHPNLDKLFADGVLSLTTRPVMPSVTLPNWTSHLTGSGPEEHGITANDWTLEKHTLQPLETDQDGYYPSIFKVLKETIPSAKTAYYYNWKELINPINKKYLDEVSFEEKDEYKDNYQKAFDFMVKNKQNPTLTFLYSVHTDHAGHGFGWMTPEYITAIEQADVAIGALIEKLKADGIYKDMHILLITDHGGINKGHGGISMAEMQVPWAITGPQIKKGGLITSFNSNKNTSFVLAKIFGLTKLPDAWTGTVPKNVFK, encoded by the coding sequence ATGAAAAAGTTTTTTTTAAAAATGATGGTGTTATCCTTACTGTCATTTTCGGCCACCGCTCAGCGTAAAGCACATGTGTTAATTCTAGGGCTTGACGGATTTAGTGCAGAAGGTTATAAAACGGCAAAACATCCTAATCTGGATAAGTTATTTGCCGATGGTGTACTTTCTTTAACTACCAGGCCGGTAATGCCATCGGTTACTTTACCCAACTGGACCAGCCACTTAACAGGTTCGGGTCCTGAAGAACATGGTATCACAGCTAATGACTGGACACTTGAAAAACACACTTTACAGCCATTAGAAACCGATCAGGATGGTTATTATCCCTCAATATTTAAAGTATTGAAAGAAACCATACCTTCCGCTAAAACAGCTTATTATTACAACTGGAAAGAACTGATCAACCCCATCAATAAAAAGTATCTTGATGAGGTATCGTTCGAAGAAAAAGACGAATACAAAGATAATTACCAGAAAGCTTTCGATTTTATGGTAAAAAACAAGCAAAACCCTACACTTACCTTTTTATACAGTGTGCACACCGATCATGCCGGCCATGGTTTTGGATGGATGACTCCCGAATACATTACAGCAATTGAGCAGGCAGATGTTGCAATAGGCGCATTAATTGAAAAATTAAAAGCAGATGGAATTTATAAGGATATGCATATCCTGTTGATTACCGATCACGGAGGGATAAACAAAGGCCATGGTGGCATATCGATGGCAGAAATGCAGGTGCCCTGGGCCATTACAGGTCCACAGATTAAGAAAGGGGGCTTAATTACCTCTTTTAACAGCAATAAAAATACAAGTTTTGTATTAGCGAAAATTTTTGGTTTAACTAAATTGCCGGATGCATGGACGGGAACAGTACCGAAAAATGTATTTAAGTAA